A region of the Larimichthys crocea isolate SSNF chromosome XVIII, L_crocea_2.0, whole genome shotgun sequence genome:
ACCCGTCAACATGCTGTCGTCCTAGATATGGTGGCTCCTAACTATTAATACATATGTGCTGGGATATAGATTACATGGTACTGAGAAACACATTCATCCACAGATACATTAAAtaacacaaccacaaaaataaacattcagcaCAACACATATTGTGTCATAGTGTGTAAGAGTGTGATGGCTTCCTTCCTatcttcagtaggaaccaatGCGTTTGTGTTCTGAGAGGTATGAAGTATCGAGTGAAGAGTGAACACGTTATTACTTCTTCGTTTTAATGATGAATATGTGTCCGTTGTTTAGGCATGGACTCTCCAGACAGAAGTCAAAGTCCTGTCCCTGTACAGAGAGAGCGCAGCGGTGAGTAAAACCTGCTGTCACCTGCTGACTGTTAGCTGTAGCTGTAGATATTCATCCTTTTTAACGCTGCTCTCCGTCTTCAGGACCTTCAGAGGACGAGTCTAGTCCAGCGGCAGAGAGATCACAACAGGCCGGCTCTGTTGAGAGAAGCCCCAAAGAGAGGCCGTCCGCTGAGGCCAGTCCTGCAGGCAGCGCCGCCTCCAGCAGCTCAGAcagcgacagcagcagcagcagcagcagcagcgaggagGATGAACATCACGGGGCTCTGAGGAAGATCCGGAGCAGTGTGGCTCAGATCAAAGTAAGCAATGTTGCTAATGTTGATGTtacatgtgtttacatgcacagatTACGGTGGACGTCCTGTTGTTGACGGTAGTGTTGTTCAACTTGTATAGGAGTTTGTTGAGGGGTCCTGGTGCTTGTGGATGGGCAGCTGATGGGAAGAAACCATTTTTGTGGTGtgaggttttggtcctgatggagTACATCCTCCTACCAGAGAGAGGCAAGAGTTTGTGTCCGGGATGGGAGGTGTCAGCCACAATATTACCTGTACGCCTCAGAGTGCTGGACAAGTCCAGATCCTGGAGGGCAGACAGACTGCATCCGGTGTGAAAATgtcaggagaggagggaggttgAGCATCAGAGAGGCAGATGGGAGAATCAGTATGTAGAGTCTAACTTCATCTAACTCTTTGGATGAAAGGTTTATTTCTATTGGTGATTGTTTAAACCGTGGAAAGACAAACCAAGATGGTTtaggtgagttttattttaccagtttgaataaagtgttACGTTGTTACGgggtaaaatgaaaatgttttctgtttttttttttaacacggCAACATAACTGCTGCTTCTCGTTAAACAAAAAGAGTACGATTATTTCTTAAAATGGTTCTTTCCATGATGTTGTTGGACCTCCAATAACAATCTGTCACTGACAAAAAGACTTCACCTAATACTGCACCAAATGAAAAACCTGTTATCCCTGTTTGTCACTTAGACGTGGGAAAATTAGGTTGCATTTTGAAAAGTTACCCTTTAATGCCACAGAGTGATAATTTAGGTTTTGTGTGAAGTTGATCTGGTAACAGAGAGACGAGAATTTAGCATTTTCAGGCTCTCTGAGGTATCTGGCCTCAAACATGTTGTGATTCTGGTCGAGCAAACATAGCTCGTTTTCAGTGCGTTTCCACGGCAACATAGCATCTTTATAAGATGGAGTACAAAGGGTGGAACTTAACGGACCTGCTCCATTAATAGACCAGAGACCAGTGAGGTCTACTGATTTAAAGTCAAGCTCACTGAATTGAACTGTGTTATCCCGGGTACTTACAGGTTTTTATTAGAAACTGGACCGGTTTGAACTGGACCTGTTGTGTTGTAACTCTTCCTCAGCCGAActcagacttttaaaaatgttctctgTGGATTTCACGTCCATGTAACACTGacagttttgatttatttgttttccagagATCCCGATCTAAGTCCAGGTCCAGGGAGCAAGACAGATCTGCAtccaaagaaagagacagatccGGTTCCAGAGGACGAGACAGATCCGGTTCTAGAGGACAAGACAGATCCGGTTCCAGAGGACGAGACAGATCCGGTTCCAGAGGACGAAATAGATCCGGTTCCAGAGGACGAGACAGATCCGGTTCCAGAGGACGAGACAGATCCGGGTCCAGAGGACGAGACagatccaggtccaggtccaggtctaGGTCCAGAGGCCGAGACAGATCCAGGTCCAGAGAAAGAGACCGGGAGCGCTACAACAGAGAGCGCTACCCAAGGTAACAGACACACGCTGAGATCCACAcagcttctgattggctggaaaTAATTTTAGTAACTACTTTTAAAATGAGATGTTCAGTATGTAAGACGACCTGAAACCGGATCATAAAACTCATCACATGCTCCAAATATTCCCCAGAGAAGATGGTGATGAAACATGCTGCATGAggaataatagtaataatagtttttgtttcaccctcttcctctctgctctgcccaGGAAACGCTATGACGACTGGCGTGACGACAGGGGCGGGCGTTTTGACCGGCGGAACAATCGCGATGCAGAACTGGATCACAGAAGACGTGGCCGCTCGGCCTCCCCACCAGCGGACAGGGAGCCAGCGGCGTCCGAGGAGCCGCCggtcaagaagaagaaggaggagctGGACCCGATCCTGACGAGGACGGGTGGAGCTTACATCCCCCCGGCCAAGCTACGCATGATGCAGCAGCAAATCACCGACAAGAGCAGGTACGAGTGTTGCTTTTATTTCACTGGTCAAAGTTAAGCAGTCGTCGTCATGGTGAAACACTTGAACATGGTGCACAATGTAACGTGTGTGTTGTTACTGACAGCCTGGCCTATCAGAGGATGAGCTGGGAGGCTCTGAAGAAGTCCATCAATGGTCTGATCAACAAAGTCAACGTGTCGAACATCGTCATGATCATCcaagagctgctgcaggagaaTATCGTCAGGGGGAGGTAAAGaacagcacagcaacacaccaCGGCAAAACTGACAAACACTTTTAGAGAGAGAAACCTCCTGTCCTGTGAGTCTGACTCgctctgtaactgtctgtctgtctgtcaggggTCTGCTGGCTCGCTCGGTGTTGCAGGCTCAGGCAGCATCTCCGATCTTTACCCACGTTTACTCCGCCGTTGTCGCCATCATCAACTCCAAGTTCCCCCAGATTGGAGAGCTGATCCTCAAACGCCTCATCCTGACCTTCAGGAAGAGCTACCGCCGCAACCTCAAGGTACCTgactgtcttctgtctgtctgtccttctgACACATAGAGTGTGATCAAAAGAGGCGATTGATTGAATTCATTCAGAGTTAGTTGCATATTGAAACcagtgtctgttttgtttttttagcaacaGTGCCTGACTGCCTCAAAGTTCGTGGCTCATCTCATCAACCAGAACGTGGTAGGTGCTGCTGTCTGACCTTTGTGCTGACGGAGGATCTGAGTGTTCATGTTCAGCTGACCTCTCTCTGCCCCTCGCCCTCAGGCTCATGAGGTTTTGTGTCTGGAGATGCTCACTCTGCTGCTGGAGCGTCCAACCGACGACAGCGTGGAGGTCGCCATCGCCTTCCTGAAGGAGTGTGGACTCAAACTGACCGAGGTGTCCCCTCGAGGAATCAACGGTACGCCAGAGCTCCGACTGTGAACTCCGTTCAGCTGTAAGAGAAACTAGATCCTAAACACCAGCATTGTTCATCAGAGTGtgtttcccatctctctcttcagccATCTTTGAGCGCCTCAGGAACGTCCTCCACGAGTCAGCCATCGATAAGAGGGTCCAGTACATGATCGAAGTGATGTTTGCCATCAGGAAGGACGGCTTCAAGGATCACCCAGTGATCCCAGAGGGCCTGGACCTGGTGGACGATGAAGACCAGTTCACCCACATGTTGCCGCTGGACGACGAGTACAACACAGAGGACATCCTCAGTAAGccccagacagagagagagcaaggggGGACCCTAcagactgtacaacacacagagatgagCGTAGAGATGTATTCctaatatgtatgtgtgtgtgtgtgtgtgtgtatttacccAGATGTGTTCAAGCTGGACCCAGACTTCCTGGAGAATGAGGAGAAATACAAAACTATTAAAAGAGGTGAGACTGTGCACaaacatgacacatgacacTGTCCAATGAGCTGTCACCTCCGTCCCAGTTTGACCAACCAGCTGTCACCTCCCGACAGACATCCTGGACGAAGGCAGCAGCGATTcaggggaggagggagacggCAGCGACGAAGATGAAGACGacgaagaggaaaaagaggaggagggagaaggtgAGACAGTTTTCTTTCTCAGATTAAAGCGGCGTTCCACTTTCACTAGTTGTATTTTGTACccactgttcaaatgatattaaagcttaaagttacacataatcAACAGCGTCGCCGcctgattgacaggtagatgccATTATAGATgacttattctttttttaaaaggtataGTTCGACATTTTCATGTTCTTGCCATCAATACGACTCCCATTTAAATATGAAGCgagataaaaatgttcttttccaATGAGGAAGGGAACATTTTTATTAgatctgaatttaaaaagaatTACAGAATACTCAACAATTAAAGTCATATCTTATTTAATATCACAGCTGAGCTTTTATCAGTTATTTATCACGTTCAAATTCTGCCTTGTcgtatttatttatcattttcagtagtttatttttgctgaaacagaaaaatcaaactGAACTAGGCTCCAATTTACATGACTCTAAATAATTAGATCTGGATAAAGAATCTTCATTAAGTCGGTTTGATGTTTTGACGGTTTGGtactttggataaaaaaaatgacgTTCATATaatgtgattattttatttatatttatatttatatttagagcTGCTGCAAGGCAGACTTGGCGAGCTGTTTCCTCTTGAATCCGGTCTTTATGTTTAGCTCAGCTAATGAGCTGCTGACTGTAGCTTCATACATATCATGGTATTGATTTGATTATAACTGAAACACACCAGAaatcaaaaataacatttgtcaAATAGATCACAGGTCAGACTAATCTGCAGAAAATCTCAAGCTTTAGTCATAAAGCCTGTGATTAAGACAGACCGTTACTGTTCAATATTCTGATTTTATATGAATCATTATTTCAATACTGTGAACCTGATTTTAACATGATGAAACGACCAGCCAATCAGCATCCTCCGTTAAagactccctctctctcttctctgtctgtcagatgaGAAGGTCACCATCTTTGATCAGACCGAAGTCAACCTGGTGGCTTTCAGAAGAACCATCTACCTCGCCATACAGTCcaggtacacagacagacagacagacacagacacagagtaacacacactctcaaaaacacacacagtcagtgaatCAGTTCTCTGAGGGTGGCAGTTGGCAGTTATTTACAGCTCCTTCTATATTTGATGGACTTGGACTAATGCTTAAAgctgcgtgagtgtgtgttaatgtctgtgagtgtgtgtgtctgtgattgtgtgtgtgtgtgtgtgtgtgtgtgtgtgtgtgtgcgcagcctAGTTACCATGGTTTCACTGAAGCACAGTTCACAGGTTTGGAGAACAGGATGAAACGCTGAAACAGATTgagaaaatgacacacacacatgaacacacacacagacagttcaCTGATGAATCcttattgattgattgtttctGTAGTTTGGACTTTGAGGAGTGCGCTCACAAACTGATCAAGATGGACTTTCCTGATAGCCAGAcggtgagtacacacacacacacacacacacacacacacactgctgaccaGAAGGTGGCGCTGATTAATTATTTGAactaatgaagaagaagaagaacgctGTTTGTATTTTGACTTTTAAACAGAGCGGACTGTACGTTGAGGGCTCATCACTGAGTTTGCCAAACGTAGCTGAGCCAGTGTTTAAACTTCAGAGCTGATAACGTCGCTCACAGGAAACCGCATCATATTGTGGACTTCCATTCAAACGCATGCAGACCGTGGCACCTGTCGTCAGCTTCTCACTCGGAACCTCAAGTTAAACTCTGAACTTTGACCTGAAGTCATGTGACCGGCTGAGCTGACGACTGACACGACGTGCGTGTTGTTACGATTCAGTCGATTAACTCGCCACATCGGTCGACTGATCTTTAAGctgtgaagctgaagctgattccagctgctgtgatgtgacgTCTGTCTGCTGGATAGTGGTTGTCGAGTATCATTGGATTTTGGACAGTTAGTTGACAAAACGAGACAGAAAGACGCAAACCTCCAGGAGGACAGACGCAGTTTTAGTGATCCATCGTGCTTTAGCTGATTAGCTGACTGAAAACTTTTAGTCATGTGAATGAATCTGAAGCTGCAGAACGGTAGAGGAAactcctgctgtctgtgtgtgagcgttTCATCGGCATCACGACTCAATCACTCAACACAAcagctggaacacacacacacacacacacacacagatgtttctgtgtctcagaCTGTTTCAAGTAAACTCGTCCAAACATAAAGACAGCTGACGTCTTCTGGACTGACCTGTGACCTGTCTCCCAGCGATCAAAGAGTGTTTCTGCGACTGCTCTGACACTTTTACACGTTTCCCAGCGAAGCGCTGAAGAGCCAGAGCACAACATTCAAGCAACGTTATGTAGAAATTGGTGGAGTGTAATCTCGCTGTGGTAAACATGGAGCAGCTGTACAGTTGAGCAAATCAAGCGTTGAAAGGTTTGGTGTGCTTCGTGTCTTCATGTTCTCTCGAGCTTGTTTTCCGTCAGATGTGTCAGCAGTCACAATGAAACGTGTCCTCCATCACGCACGTCTTACATCTTATGTTACGCACCGCTGAGATTTTTACACACGGTCACTTCATTGAAGCCAGATCACGGCTGAGCATCGTGAACTAACGCGTGCTTTGTTGTCTGTGTGAACAGAAGGAGCTGTGCAACATGATCCTGGACTGCTGTGCTCAGCAGAGGACCTACGAGAAGTTCTTTGGTCTGCTGGCCggggtgagacacacacacacacacacgcacacagctgttgttgttaaCATACTGGTGTCAGGTCACCcagaatgacagaaaacacactctctctcttcccttgtGTGGTTTCTATGAAGTCAGACAGGTTTGGTTCAGGTCCAGGTGCTGATCAGAAAACATCTGAAGCACAGCTGAACTGCAGGATGCATTTGTTaacacttgtgtttgtgtgtgtgtgtgtgtgtgtgtgtgtgtgtgtgtgtgtgcgcagaggTTCTGTCTGCTGAAGAAGGAGTACATGGAGAGTTTCGAGGGGATTTTTTCAGAGCAGTACGACACAATCCATCGACTGGAGACCAACAAACTGAGGAACGTGGCTCGGCTGTTTGCTCACCTGCTCTACACGGACTCTGTTCCCTGGAGTGTgaggacacgcacacacacacacacacacacacacacacacacacacacacacacacacactgtcattgtATCCGCCCTTCTGAATCACTTGTCTTTTGTCCAGGTGTTGGAGTCGATCAGGATGAGTGAGGAGACCACGACGTCGTCCAGCAGGATCTTTGTAAAGATCCTCTTCCAGGAGCTCTGCGCATACATGGGCCTCCCCAGACTCAACCAGAGGCTCAAAGACCCGTacgaacagacacacacacacacacacacacacacacacgcacacacacacgcgcgcacacacacacacacacacacgcacacacacacatactgtcaaTATTCAAAGATGAATGAGTGTGTAATGGACTGTAAAATCTGAACATATGTTTTAACAAAGACGTGGAGCAGATAGTTTCTCAGTCACAGCAGTAAAAGCATGTTCAGACTTTCAGCTTTGACTGGATGGAGGCGGCGGgactttatatttaaagaaacaacagtAATCCTCTgatgtgtctgagtgtgtggctgaacaataatacacacacaaacatcttatGAAACtgccaactgtgtgtgtgtttcaggactCTGCAGCCGTTCTTCGAAGGTCTCTTTCCTCGTGATAATCCCAGAAACACTCGCTTTGCCATCAACTTCTTCACCTCCATCGGACTGGGAGGACTGacgtaagacacacacacactcacacacacctgtttgtgTACAGAATGTGGCCAAAAATATGAGGACACTCATGAGGGTGAACAGAGTATCTCCCGGTCTTAAAAAGTCTTGAAAAGACTTCCTTAAAGTCTCTGGCCTGCTGTGAATGTTTTGGGAGAACGCGGGCTGTCAGGAGGCGTTATAAACACGGTGTGCTGGTGCTGTGCAGGAGGCTGTTCAGTCCTGATCACCATCAGACCTGCAGCAAACACTGTCAGTGCTGTTAGCTCCAGTTCatcatgtaaataataaatgaagccGCTCATTCAGCTACAGGCCGATTGTCTTAATTCATTCCGTCATTATGAATTATCGTTATAAACGGCTTGAAAGTAGTCTTTAAGTTTGACCGTCGTAGACAGTCTGAGGTTGTTGctctacatttaaaaataagactGAACGTTTGGGAGTAAGGACCAAAACATTAATTACTTAATCTGTTTAATTAAAGCAGTTTGAGTCCAGATGTTAACTGAACGAAGACAAAAATAGAATGAGtgagaaacatgaacacacacacacacacaccataagcAGCCCCACTGACCTGTCCATCATAGAGTTCACTCACATGaacctctctgtgtctttcagggACGAGTTGAGGGAACATTTGAAGAACGCTCCCAAGATGATCATGACTCAGAACCAGGAAGTGGAATCCTCGGActcgtcctcatcctcttcatcctcctcatcctcctcggactcctcctcctccgactCCTCCAGTGATTCAGACTCGTCCgactcttcatcctcctccagcagcagcagcagcagctcaggtgcgtttggatttgtgtttattttaaagccAAAAATCAACAGATGAGTCACTGTAACAGGCAACGTGTTGTCGTATGAGCAATTAAGGCGGCTGGCAGAAACATTAGCTCATGTAACttacagacataaacacacacactgaagatgatcgtttcatttttatagacttAAAAGGAGACTGTTTGGAGAAAGCAAAGCCTCCAGCTatcctgtctgtgttcagaAAACAATTTTAAGTTGCTCGTCGCCTAAAAGTCAGTCCCTAACCTGATGAACGGCAACATCTGTTCATTTTGGGGTCGTACCTCTGTAGTAAACCAGATTTAGGGTGAATGTTTACTTGTGCGAGtaacacaagtaaacacaaatgATCCTGTGACAGCACAGTGACCTGTAAGAGACGGCTGACATCCTTCATTCATCAACACTACATGTGATTTTGGTGATGAAGTCCAAGAAGTTTGAGTGAAGAAGAGCgattgattcattgatttttttttttccccctctcgtCCTCCAGACTCAGACGgcaaacacaggaagaagaagaagagaaaagaacaaattgaggtgaagaagaagaggaaagagaaggacaagaagaagaaggacaaaccCTCCGACAAGAAGCGAGGCGGGCGCAAGAACGACGACGAGGACGACAGCGGCACCGAGAAGCGggcgaggaaggagaggaaaggccGTGCGcgagagggggaggaggagcagcgaGAGCACGCACGCgagacggaggagagagagcgcgcACGTGACGGCGCCCGCCGGAGCAGGCGGGACGAGAGGTCGGAAGAGAGGGAGCAGCAgccggaggaggagaggaggcgaaAAATGGACGATAAGGGCAGACAAAGAGACGgagatagggagagagagagagaccgagggatggaaagagagagggaacgagggcgagagagagagacggaggagaagagagagagggagagggaacgAGAGAAGCCgagggatagagagaggaataaagagaacagagacaggaacagagaccgggagagagaggagaggaggcggagATAAAACCCCTCCATCCTGAAGCAGCAGTGATGGACTGATGATGGCCTCCATCTTTTCCTTCTGTCATCCTTCTCTCCCTTACCtcgtccccctctctctctctcactgtgtctgtattttctattattgatttttgttgttgatgacgtaaaaaaaaaacccattaaagttctttcagatgttttgtaATCGGTTTCTGTTTCCACTCTGTCCACCTTCTTCACTTAGCTGACACACCACTCACACGTCTGTATGACAAGTAATGAATCTGGATCTGTGgttacatggtgggagtagcagtctaATGCAGTGGGTGCTGTTCTATACAGACGAGCGCATAGTGCAGAtaccaccacagtgtcatagaaggTTTTTACAGAGTCCTGCTCACTCtaaaggacctcagtctcctcagtaagCGGCCACGACTTTGACCCTTTTTGTACAGGATATCTGAACACCCAGGTATCTGTATGTTCCCACACTGCAGTGAACCTGGAGCTTCTGGGCTCCACTGAAAGCACCACGTGGTTCAGAAGAGACACATTCACTCACATTAATTATGTATTATAAGGgcggtgcagtggttagcactgtcgcccGACAGCAAGAAGGTTACTCAGCTGGGTCGTAGGTTCTCTCTGgatactccagcttcctccaaCAGTCAAAAGACACTTAACAAGTTAAtaggtgactctaaattggagtgtaggtgtaaatgtgagtgtgaatggttgtttgtctctatgtgtcctgtgatgaactggcgacttcTCCAGGATGTACCtacctctcacccaaagtcagctgggataggctcctgCCCcgctgtgaccctgatgaggataagtggttacagaagaTGTATGGACATTGATTTGACACTCTCATAATCAACATTCATCGTCTGCACACATTTCTTATTCATTACTTTAAACCTAGAAACGAGAGAGAACCTGAAACAGTAAACTGTTTTCATCTGAATTTAATCTTGTAACTCAAGTTTATACACATCACTGTATACAGGTGTAACTATATGTCATGGAAACAGAATGGTGACATCAGAGCTACAGACCTTTTTAATTTGTATCTGCGCTAAATTAAAAACCCAACTAACTACTGCAGAACTTACTTGGAAATAATGTCTTCTAATGGATCCTCAGTGGTGAAGCACCTGCTGACCACCATCAGCAACAATCTCAGAAAAATTTACTTTGCAGGTAAGAAATCTTTTAATGTCACACATCAAGAGCTGGACCAGTTAGTTGACTTCTCCTGACTCTGTGCTTCCTCTTCCCAAGCAGACGACAGACAGATGAAGTtttaacagagtcctgcacactccaaaggacctcagttTCCTCAGCAAGTGGAGATGACTTTGACCCTTTTTGTACAGGATGCCTCACCACACCAatgaacatccagggattggGTATCAAGATTGTAGGAGCACCAAATACCTGGGTGTTCACTTCAACAGTAAATTGAACTGGTCAGACACTTAAGGGAAGACCGAAGGCCCCACAGGTCCCCTGTGACCAACTTATCATGTTATAACATGAAAGTTAAAGTTTAATATAGTGAGTATGTGTACTTTAAAATTGTACTCAAGTAGTAcctttaaaacagttttggttgATTTATATAAGCTAACTGTCTcttggctccagcttcatatttgcTGTTTAGACAGTAGACTGGTATCAGTGTTCTCATCTGTTCTCTCAACTGTCcgtaaaacagaaaacaaacacgcacacacattatGTAATATGAAAATCATACAGAGGGTAA
Encoded here:
- the cwc22 gene encoding pre-mRNA-splicing factor CWC22 homolog isoform X1, yielding MAMKRLAATGMDSPDRSQSPVPVQRERSGPSEDESSPAAERSQQAGSVERSPKERPSAEASPAGSAASSSSDSDSSSSSSSSEEDEHHGALRKIRSSVAQIKRSRSKSRSREQDRSASKERDRSGSRGRDRSGSRGQDRSGSRGRDRSGSRGRNRSGSRGRDRSGSRGRDRSGSRGRDRSRSRSRSRSRGRDRSRSRERDRERYNRERYPRKRYDDWRDDRGGRFDRRNNRDAELDHRRRGRSASPPADREPAASEEPPVKKKKEELDPILTRTGGAYIPPAKLRMMQQQITDKSSLAYQRMSWEALKKSINGLINKVNVSNIVMIIQELLQENIVRGRGLLARSVLQAQAASPIFTHVYSAVVAIINSKFPQIGELILKRLILTFRKSYRRNLKQQCLTASKFVAHLINQNVAHEVLCLEMLTLLLERPTDDSVEVAIAFLKECGLKLTEVSPRGINAIFERLRNVLHESAIDKRVQYMIEVMFAIRKDGFKDHPVIPEGLDLVDDEDQFTHMLPLDDEYNTEDILNVFKLDPDFLENEEKYKTIKRDILDEGSSDSGEEGDGSDEDEDDEEEKEEEGEDEKVTIFDQTEVNLVAFRRTIYLAIQSSLDFEECAHKLIKMDFPDSQTKELCNMILDCCAQQRTYEKFFGLLAGRFCLLKKEYMESFEGIFSEQYDTIHRLETNKLRNVARLFAHLLYTDSVPWSVLESIRMSEETTTSSSRIFVKILFQELCAYMGLPRLNQRLKDPTLQPFFEGLFPRDNPRNTRFAINFFTSIGLGGLTDELREHLKNAPKMIMTQNQEVESSDSSSSSSSSSSSSDSSSSDSSSDSDSSDSSSSSSSSSSSSDSDGKHRKKKKRKEQIEVKKKRKEKDKKKKDKPSDKKRGGRKNDDEDDSGTEKRARKERKGRAREGEEEQREHARETEERERARDGARRSRRDERSEEREQQPEEERRRKMDDKGRQRDGDRERERDRGMERERERGRERETEEKREREREREKPRDRERNKENRDRNRDREREERRRR
- the cwc22 gene encoding pre-mRNA-splicing factor CWC22 homolog isoform X2; its protein translation is MDSPDRSQSPVPVQRERSGPSEDESSPAAERSQQAGSVERSPKERPSAEASPAGSAASSSSDSDSSSSSSSSEEDEHHGALRKIRSSVAQIKRSRSKSRSREQDRSASKERDRSGSRGRDRSGSRGQDRSGSRGRDRSGSRGRNRSGSRGRDRSGSRGRDRSGSRGRDRSRSRSRSRSRGRDRSRSRERDRERYNRERYPRKRYDDWRDDRGGRFDRRNNRDAELDHRRRGRSASPPADREPAASEEPPVKKKKEELDPILTRTGGAYIPPAKLRMMQQQITDKSSLAYQRMSWEALKKSINGLINKVNVSNIVMIIQELLQENIVRGRGLLARSVLQAQAASPIFTHVYSAVVAIINSKFPQIGELILKRLILTFRKSYRRNLKQQCLTASKFVAHLINQNVAHEVLCLEMLTLLLERPTDDSVEVAIAFLKECGLKLTEVSPRGINAIFERLRNVLHESAIDKRVQYMIEVMFAIRKDGFKDHPVIPEGLDLVDDEDQFTHMLPLDDEYNTEDILNVFKLDPDFLENEEKYKTIKRDILDEGSSDSGEEGDGSDEDEDDEEEKEEEGEDEKVTIFDQTEVNLVAFRRTIYLAIQSSLDFEECAHKLIKMDFPDSQTKELCNMILDCCAQQRTYEKFFGLLAGRFCLLKKEYMESFEGIFSEQYDTIHRLETNKLRNVARLFAHLLYTDSVPWSVLESIRMSEETTTSSSRIFVKILFQELCAYMGLPRLNQRLKDPTLQPFFEGLFPRDNPRNTRFAINFFTSIGLGGLTDELREHLKNAPKMIMTQNQEVESSDSSSSSSSSSSSSDSSSSDSSSDSDSSDSSSSSSSSSSSSDSDGKHRKKKKRKEQIEVKKKRKEKDKKKKDKPSDKKRGGRKNDDEDDSGTEKRARKERKGRAREGEEEQREHARETEERERARDGARRSRRDERSEEREQQPEEERRRKMDDKGRQRDGDRERERDRGMERERERGRERETEEKREREREREKPRDRERNKENRDRNRDREREERRRR